DNA from Podarcis muralis chromosome 13, rPodMur119.hap1.1, whole genome shotgun sequence:
GCAGCATGCCTGAAGGCAGCAGGCCCAGCTTAGGGGGCAGAGGGCAGGTTGTGTGGCACACAACAGCTCCGTCatcattctgcccccccccccatcgcccaCGGAGGGCTGGTTCCCTCATGGCAAGATgtgaagtcacagggaaccaggcagagggccttcttggtagttgctcctgccctgtgggacgccttcccagcagatgtcaaagatcTGGAAGTGGGGGGCAGGGGATGTTCCTGCTGCAGGCATGGAACACTGCACCCCCCTCACAAAATGGGAGGAGAAACCCACCCGTGGCTGCCTGGCAAGTGAGACACTTTTTTTGCCCCTTGCCCTCATCCCACCTGGGCTTTGGTCTTCCCTGTCAGTCATGTTcagttacctcccccccccccccatgagcttggagatgctccttcaggtatatggggccgaggctgtttagggcttcaaagttcaacaccaacacttgagattgtgcttggaaacgtaccgggagccaatggAGATCTTTGAGGACTGGTGTAATATGAAACACGAACCATCCTAGCAAATTCAGACTTTAAGTAAAACTGTTAaaacaaaggacacattctataaGAGCTGGCAATGCTTTATTGTGTACGTAGCTGATAAGGAACATGACTGGCAACCGCTACCAATGCATGGACACAATGGGATGAGACGAAAAACAGGGGCCGTTATTTACCACAATATGCTCCATAATGGATAGGATACTAATGTTGAATAATATGGTCCTGTTATAAGAAGGGAGAAATACCATATGTATTGTGGTGCctccctttccttcttcctttttggTTGATGTGTTCTACACatttatatagatagataaagCATGAACCTCCCTGCCACTTCACTTCCAAATCTCTTGACTTCCAGCTTTACCTTCTCCCATAATCCCTCGGCTGCTTTTATTGATACCCAAGGAGACGTTGAAGGCAGATGGATCAGAGTTCTGTCCTATGGGCTGTTATTCTTGGTGTGTGGAGAGCCAGTGGATTGATCCCACCCTCCAATTCCTTCTTCTTTGTCCCAGTGGAAGCCGACAGCGCTGACCAAAGGCCCTGAGCGGCCGCTGATGTAGCGCAGGATGGTGTTTGGGAACAAAGGCTCAGCGTCGAAGGTGACCCCCAAACCGGAGCCAGCCCCGTAGTCAAAGACACGGCCGAGGTTGGTGCGGAAGGCAATATACTCCACAAAGCTTCCGAAGCGGCCCAAGACTTGCACAATGCCTTCTCCAGGAAACAGCGGCATCACAGATTGGCTCCCTGAGGGGTTTCCTTCAATCCTGGACCACAGGCCGCCGTAGCGAACCTGGATGCTGCAGTGACAAGGGATGGATTGTGGTTAGTGAAGgctgccaccttctgagggacaGTGTTTAACAGCTGCATCTCAGATAGAAACCAAAGGACAACCACTTTTAATTACCACCCAGGTTTCGCCACCATATCAGGCAATTTGTATATCATCAGTTCTCAGTCAGCAGGGAAA
Protein-coding regions in this window:
- the LOC114582819 gene encoding zymogen granule membrane protein 16-like yields the protein MSISLFVAGVSKKNVEAFDYISVLISGIQLSSLNNKQTFPFSASKMPVFILLSLLLRDVVSGSPAQAGSSSYSGEYGGSSGEHFDQSRNQLDGPITALRIQANNKYILSIQVRYGGLWSRIEGNPSGSQSVMPLFPGEGIVQVLGRFGSFVEYIAFRTNLGRVFDYGAGSGLGVTFDAEPLFPNTILRYISGRSGPLVSAVGFHWDKEEGIGGWDQSTGSPHTKNNSP